In one window of Bemisia tabaci chromosome 6, PGI_BMITA_v3 DNA:
- the LOC109040544 gene encoding trypsin, giving the protein MYGGVMVSAADNVTFIALILTYTAPLFDRKPLNRKSRLCTGSILSPDWVITAAHCVMRNDDPPVPKLSQITLGFHRKYKTRASKIYIHPNYTHKGGADIALLMTEARLPLGTESGLSALGLPAMKFAGSRKPCTIYGYGEKNSYDSLSVVTLSKITVSPMSANDCPKIFVYQMDPICYIAHGGVGPCMGDSGGPLLCSNEILAGILSRGLFHTKCGRGHPLILYEDVYVFKAWIVNTIRPTEKMTRYFLAPTDAVASLRSNPGIVISVLIIFYVFPSFLVNNVCIESPSYRISGA; this is encoded by the coding sequence ATGTACGGCGGCGTGATGGTTTCCGCGGCGGACAACGTCACGTTCATCGCGCTCATCCTGACCTACACGGCGCCGCTGTTCGACCGGAAACCGCTAAACCGGAAATCGCGGCTCTGCACCGGGTCGATCCTGTCGCCGGACTGGGTCATCACCGCGGCGCACTGCGTCATGCGGAACGACGATCCCCCCGTCCCGAAACTCTCCCAGATCACCCTGGGGTTCCACCGAAAGTACAAGACGCGGGCGAGTAAGATATACATCCACCCGAACTACACCCACAAGGGCGGCGCGGACATCGCCCTCCTCATGACCGAGGCCCGCCTCCCATTGGGCACCGAGAGCGGGTTATCTGCTCTGGGGCTCCCGGCGATGAAGTTCGCGGGCTCCAGGAAGCCGTGCACCATCTACGGCTACGGCGAGAAGAACAGCTACGATTCCTTGTCGGTTGTCACCCTCTCCAAGATCACGGTCTCGCCCATGAGCGCCAACGACTGCCCCAAGATCTTCGTCTACCAGATGGACCCGATCTGCTACATCGCCCACGGTGGGGTCGGTCCCTGTATGGGTGACTCCGGCGGCCCGCTACTCTGCTCCAATGAGATTCTGGCTGGGATTCTGTCCCGCGGGTTGTTTCATACCAAGTGCGGACGCGGGCACCCTCTGATTCTCTACGAGGACGTCTATGTTTTTAAGGCGTGGATCGTGAACACCATCCGACCGACCGAGAAGATGACGAGGTATTTTCTGGCGCCGACTGATGCGGTTGCCTCTCTACGCTCGAATCCGGGCATTGTAATTTCAGTGCTGATAATATTCTATGTCTTCCCATCGTTTTTAGTCAATAATGTATGCATTGAATCTCCTTCGTATAGGATATCAGGAGCGTAG